From one Formosa sediminum genomic stretch:
- a CDS encoding PepSY-associated TM helix domain-containing protein, whose amino-acid sequence MSDKRVYNILFHTHTISGIVISVLLYVIFFAGSFSFFRDEIINWERNNTVNNTEALQMDFDVALDSLHNTYNLDGRDLEFSKHFIEQRIGVMMSAPKDSLAPKTIETPGYFTLDTKDYSKQTYFEQYTLGEFLYRLHFFAQMQPIGYILAGFISFFFLFAIITGVIVHWSKIVSNFYTFRPFAKLKTVWTDAHTALGVIGLPFQFVYAVTGAFFMIKAIIIAPTVMLLFHGDEAKFYDDLGYVHPHYDYANTPLNKDFSLNYYVNKTEDLWPDFDVTQIHVFNYNDANMHVLIEGHLKYKTKYNATGEAIYNVSTDALIHEKNPYQEATYLDGVKNVLYRIHYGDYGGIALKLVSFLLGIISCLVIISGVMIWGVARNKKTISEKKRRFNEWLVRIYLAICLSMYPTTALSFIAVKLNAPASMSFIYSFYFISWLVFTVFYILKKDNYFTNKNTLLLGSIFGFLIPIANGVSTNNWIWMSFKNQNFQLFFVDLFWVILSALTLYVYFKLKKKPQA is encoded by the coding sequence ATGAGCGATAAAAGAGTTTACAACATTCTATTTCATACACATACTATAAGTGGTATTGTAATAAGTGTATTATTATACGTGATTTTTTTCGCGGGTTCATTCTCGTTTTTCAGAGACGAAATTATTAATTGGGAGCGTAATAACACAGTTAACAACACCGAAGCCCTACAAATGGATTTTGATGTTGCCCTTGATTCTTTACATAACACCTATAATTTAGATGGTAGAGATTTAGAGTTTTCGAAGCATTTTATAGAACAACGTATTGGTGTAATGATGTCTGCTCCTAAAGACTCCTTAGCCCCAAAAACTATTGAAACTCCAGGGTATTTTACACTAGATACTAAAGACTATTCTAAGCAAACTTATTTTGAACAATATACTTTAGGCGAATTTCTTTACAGACTGCATTTTTTTGCTCAAATGCAACCTATTGGCTACATACTAGCTGGTTTTATATCCTTCTTTTTTCTCTTTGCTATTATTACAGGTGTCATTGTGCATTGGAGCAAAATTGTATCTAACTTTTATACTTTTAGACCGTTTGCTAAACTAAAAACAGTGTGGACAGATGCGCATACTGCTTTGGGTGTAATCGGACTCCCATTTCAATTTGTATATGCAGTAACTGGAGCCTTTTTTATGATAAAAGCCATTATCATTGCCCCTACGGTAATGCTACTTTTTCATGGAGACGAAGCTAAATTTTATGACGATTTAGGATATGTGCACCCGCATTATGATTATGCAAACACTCCTTTAAATAAAGATTTTAGTCTGAATTACTATGTTAATAAAACAGAAGATTTATGGCCTGATTTTGACGTAACACAAATACATGTTTTTAATTATAATGATGCCAATATGCATGTTTTAATTGAAGGCCACTTAAAATACAAAACTAAATATAATGCGACTGGGGAAGCTATTTATAACGTAAGCACCGATGCATTAATACACGAAAAAAATCCTTATCAAGAAGCCACGTACTTAGACGGCGTAAAAAACGTTCTGTATAGAATACATTATGGGGATTATGGTGGAATTGCACTAAAACTTGTAAGCTTCTTACTTGGAATAATTTCCTGTTTAGTTATTATATCTGGAGTGATGATTTGGGGTGTTGCCAGAAATAAAAAAACCATTTCTGAAAAGAAAAGACGTTTTAACGAGTGGCTTGTTCGTATTTACCTTGCCATATGTTTAAGTATGTACCCAACAACTGCACTATCTTTTATAGCCGTAAAACTTAATGCACCTGCAAGCATGTCTTTTATTTACAGCTTTTATTTTATAAGTTGGTTGGTGTTTACAGTATTCTATATTTTGAAAAAAGATAATTATTTCACCAATAAAAACACGTTACTGTTAGGATCTATATTCGGATTTTTAATTCCGATTGCCAATGGAGTTTCCACCAATAATTGGATATGGATGAGTTTTAAAAACCAAAACTTCCAGTTGTTCTTTGTCGATTTGTTTTGGGTAATACTATCTGCCTTAACTTTGTATGTCTATTTTAAACTAAAGAAAAAACCTCAAGCTTAA
- a CDS encoding FRG domain-containing protein: protein MVVKEINISLQKYFEIASTDLKSDKYIYRGQTNSFLKGGYLEWKVFSSYNRNEQFKKIMFCSFLNQQLETNLFDIYYRNNQFVTDKKLNKLDLRSKLYYLQHYGIPTCLIDFTHNPLVALYFAMSSLNAVGNRNYCREGFPNFYPENCSISIYQINYKVLIEALKLSVISSNLVSEYYGKFQFETNILNKGKKKIHLGIDVFPESNISGVDNFNLKKQEGAFILYDNQRNDDYDLIEFLCDYFYENEIELDEPIVKIFKIKYNELYKSSSSKHPNLKSAFNILEEKKKTGNYLFNDIQGLKYDLIFFNER, encoded by the coding sequence ATGGTTGTTAAGGAAATAAATATATCTCTTCAAAAATATTTTGAAATTGCTAGTACAGATTTAAAGTCTGATAAATACATTTATAGAGGTCAAACTAACTCCTTTCTTAAAGGAGGTTATTTGGAATGGAAAGTGTTTTCTTCTTATAATAGAAATGAACAATTCAAAAAAATTATGTTTTGCTCATTTCTTAATCAACAGTTGGAGACTAATCTCTTTGATATTTATTATAGAAATAATCAGTTTGTAACCGATAAAAAATTAAACAAGCTAGATTTAAGAAGTAAGCTTTATTATTTACAACATTATGGAATTCCAACTTGTTTAATTGATTTTACACATAACCCTTTAGTTGCATTATATTTTGCCATGTCCTCATTGAATGCAGTTGGAAATAGGAATTATTGTAGGGAAGGTTTTCCTAATTTTTATCCAGAAAACTGTTCAATCTCTATATATCAGATAAATTATAAAGTTTTAATTGAAGCCTTAAAATTATCAGTTATAAGTAGCAATTTAGTTTCAGAATATTACGGTAAATTCCAGTTTGAAACTAATATTTTGAATAAAGGTAAGAAGAAAATTCATTTAGGAATAGATGTGTTTCCGGAGTCAAATATATCGGGAGTTGATAATTTTAATTTGAAAAAACAGGAAGGAGCATTTATCTTATATGATAATCAACGTAATGATGATTACGATTTAATTGAATTTTTATGTGATTATTTTTATGAAAATGAAATAGAATTGGATGAGCCAATCGTAAAGATTTTCAAAATAAAATATAATGAATTATATAAATCTAGTAGTTCAAAACATCCCAATTTGAAAAGTGCTTTTAATATCTTAGAAGAAAAGAAAAAAACTGGTAATTATCTTTTTAATGATATTCAAGGATTGAAATATGATTTAATCTTTTTTAATGAGAGATAA
- a CDS encoding NAD(P)-dependent oxidoreductase, whose protein sequence is MKFAIIKERKSPLDRRVVFSPKTLLQIKQQYPAVKFKVEKSKIRIFPDEVYKLTGFLVLKHVADSDVFIGVNEVSIDSLVPNKSYFFFSHTLKKQPYNRELLRALLDKKITFYDHEAITDIKQNRLIGFGRYAGIVGAYNGFRAWGLKYDSWELPKANMLSDQKALHAHLKKIQLPNIKILLTGNGNVAKGALEILDVLKIPKVSIEDYVSKTFTTPVYCNINTLDYNTRMDGKAKSIKDFFKHPERYASTFNQFAEHTDLLITGHFFSNGAPALYTEADVKSARFKIKVVADISCDLNGALASTIRTSTIEHPFYGYNPQTGLETDFKAPDAIAVMAINNLSSELASDASIWFGQMFLKHVIPAFFNNDADGILERARMTHDGKLTPRFAYLQDYVDGKE, encoded by the coding sequence ATGAAATTTGCTATTATTAAAGAGCGTAAATCGCCTTTAGACAGGCGTGTAGTGTTTTCACCAAAGACCTTATTACAAATAAAACAACAATATCCAGCAGTTAAATTTAAAGTCGAGAAATCTAAAATTAGAATTTTTCCTGATGAAGTATATAAATTAACAGGTTTTTTAGTGCTTAAACATGTCGCAGATTCCGATGTGTTTATTGGAGTTAACGAAGTGTCAATAGATTCCTTGGTGCCAAATAAATCGTATTTTTTCTTTTCTCACACCCTTAAAAAACAACCCTATAACAGGGAATTGTTACGTGCACTTTTAGATAAAAAAATTACGTTCTACGATCATGAGGCAATTACCGATATAAAACAAAATAGACTTATTGGTTTTGGACGCTATGCTGGTATAGTTGGTGCTTATAATGGGTTTAGAGCTTGGGGCCTAAAATACGATAGTTGGGAGTTACCAAAAGCCAATATGCTCTCAGATCAAAAAGCATTACATGCACATTTAAAAAAAATACAGCTTCCCAATATAAAAATTCTGTTAACAGGTAACGGAAATGTTGCTAAGGGAGCTTTAGAAATATTAGACGTATTAAAAATCCCCAAAGTGAGTATTGAAGATTATGTAAGTAAAACCTTTACTACACCAGTATACTGTAATATCAATACATTAGATTATAATACACGTATGGATGGCAAAGCGAAATCTATAAAAGATTTTTTCAAACATCCAGAACGTTATGCATCTACTTTTAATCAATTTGCTGAACATACAGATTTACTAATTACGGGACATTTTTTTAGTAACGGAGCTCCTGCATTATACACAGAAGCAGATGTAAAAAGTGCTAGATTTAAAATTAAAGTTGTAGCAGATATTAGTTGCGATCTCAATGGAGCTTTAGCATCAACCATACGAACTTCAACTATAGAGCATCCTTTTTATGGCTATAATCCGCAAACAGGATTAGAAACAGATTTTAAAGCACCTGATGCCATTGCCGTTATGGCTATAAATAATCTATCAAGTGAATTAGCTTCCGATGCTAGTATATGGTTTGGACAGATGTTCTTAAAACACGTAATCCCTGCATTCTTTAATAATGATGCTGATGGAATATTGGAGCGTGCCCGCATGACACACGATGGAAAATTAACACCTAGATTTGCTTACCTGCAAGATTATGTAGATGGTAAAGAGTGA
- a CDS encoding helix-turn-helix domain-containing protein: MNTSVFFEDVRIFIKDLKVIPPIEYEIKHNFPFIKLHFVISGKTHYEPKSGNGIPITIEGGQYNFFYLPEVEGRLQITSTQITSIDIECDYAYFKRLFKSDFYKIAGVFGESIKENIAFKMWNKSPEFDFFLENKVSEIITCTKNKNINKLYLECLLKDTFRYLFAKMNTDGEKFACILSKVELNKVIQAEKILLENIKRAITVDELSALVGTNRHKLNRNFKKVHNEPVFSYFTRLRMEKAKFMLRQKNRTISEVSYEVGYKNPQHFTVAFKKHFGYVPSKLRN; the protein is encoded by the coding sequence GTGAATACATCTGTTTTTTTTGAAGATGTAAGAATTTTTATTAAAGATTTAAAAGTAATTCCTCCTATAGAATATGAAATAAAACATAACTTTCCTTTTATAAAGTTACATTTTGTTATTAGTGGAAAAACCCATTACGAACCTAAATCAGGAAATGGTATTCCTATTACTATAGAAGGGGGACAGTATAATTTTTTTTATTTACCCGAAGTAGAAGGGAGATTACAAATAACATCAACACAAATAACCTCTATAGATATAGAATGCGATTATGCCTATTTTAAAAGATTATTTAAAAGTGATTTTTATAAAATAGCTGGTGTATTTGGAGAATCTATAAAAGAAAATATAGCTTTTAAAATGTGGAATAAGAGTCCTGAATTTGATTTTTTTCTTGAGAATAAAGTGAGTGAGATTATTACTTGTACAAAAAATAAAAATATTAATAAGCTCTATTTAGAGTGTCTTTTGAAGGATACTTTTAGATATTTATTTGCTAAAATGAATACTGACGGAGAAAAATTTGCTTGTATTCTTTCAAAAGTAGAATTGAATAAAGTAATTCAAGCAGAAAAAATATTACTAGAAAATATAAAAAGAGCAATTACAGTTGATGAACTATCAGCCTTAGTTGGTACTAATCGTCATAAATTAAATCGTAACTTTAAGAAAGTACATAATGAACCAGTTTTTTCGTACTTTACTCGTCTTCGTATGGAAAAAGCTAAGTTTATGCTTAGACAGAAAAATAGAACTATTTCTGAGGTGTCATATGAGGTTGGTTATAAAAACCCTCAACATTTTACAGTGGCATTTAAAAAACACTTTGGTTACGTGCCTAGTAAGTTAAGAAACTAA